From a single Okeanomitos corallinicola TIOX110 genomic region:
- a CDS encoding FGGY-family carbohydrate kinase, protein MNYLGIDFGTSGARAIVIDEQGQIVTQTRHLWANSKNWIECWQTALWSLLEGISLELRSQIEAIAINGTSSTILLTDATGQPVDAPLLYNDARGSTVIKDLHNIAPPHHTVLSATSSLAKLLWMQQLPTFSQARYLLHQADWLAFLLHGQLGISDYHNALKLGYDVEKLEYPKWLENLQIPIKLPQVLTPGTPIREIKPEIAARFGFKRDCWVCAGTTDSIAAFLASGAKLPGEAVTSLGSTLVLKLLSRTRVEDSQYGIYSHRLGDLWLTGGASNTGGAILREFFTDQELITLSQEIDLSKASKLNYYPLLKEGDRFPINDPQLPPRLEPRPDDPKEFLHGLLASMARIEAQGYDLLQKLGADQLTSVYTAGGGAANPTWTAIRQKYLQVPVFTSENTEAAYGTALLAMQSLNQ, encoded by the coding sequence ATGAACTACTTAGGTATTGATTTTGGTACATCTGGCGCACGGGCTATAGTCATTGATGAACAAGGCCAGATTGTCACGCAAACGCGTCATCTTTGGGCAAATAGTAAAAATTGGATTGAATGCTGGCAAACAGCATTATGGAGTCTTTTAGAGGGGATTTCCCTGGAATTGCGTTCACAAATTGAGGCGATCGCTATCAATGGAACTTCCTCTACAATTTTGCTCACAGATGCCACTGGTCAACCCGTGGATGCTCCCCTACTTTATAACGATGCACGGGGATCAACTGTGATCAAGGATTTGCACAACATTGCTCCTCCTCACCATACCGTACTTAGTGCTACTTCTAGCTTGGCTAAACTGCTCTGGATGCAGCAATTACCTACTTTTAGTCAAGCCCGATATTTATTACATCAAGCTGATTGGTTAGCATTTTTACTCCATGGTCAATTAGGTATTAGTGATTACCACAACGCCTTAAAATTGGGTTATGACGTGGAAAAGTTGGAATATCCAAAATGGTTAGAAAATCTACAAATTCCCATTAAATTACCCCAAGTTTTAACCCCAGGTACTCCTATTAGGGAAATCAAACCAGAAATCGCTGCTAGATTTGGTTTCAAGCGTGATTGCTGGGTATGTGCAGGAACAACAGATAGCATTGCTGCTTTTTTGGCCAGTGGGGCAAAATTACCAGGAGAAGCAGTCACTTCTTTGGGTTCAACTTTGGTATTAAAACTTTTAAGTCGTACCCGTGTAGAAGATTCCCAGTATGGAATTTACAGCCATCGTTTAGGTGACTTATGGTTAACAGGAGGAGCTTCTAATACTGGAGGTGCTATATTAAGGGAATTTTTTACTGATCAAGAATTAATAACATTAAGCCAAGAAATTGATTTATCAAAAGCCAGTAAATTAAATTACTATCCCTTACTCAAGGAAGGCGATCGCTTTCCCATTAATGATCCCCAATTACCGCCAAGACTAGAACCTCGGCCAGATGATCCCAAAGAATTTTTACACGGCTTATTAGCCAGTATGGCAAGAATAGAAGCACAAGGATATGACTTATTGCAAAAACTGGGAGCAGATCAACTAACCTCCGTGTATACCGCAGGTGGTGGGGCAGCAAACCCTACGTGGACTGCTATTAGACAAAAATATTTACAAGTACCTGTTTTTACCTCAGAGAACACGGAAGCAGCTTATGGAACTGCGCTTTTAGCAATGCAAAGTTTAAACCAATGA
- the psaM gene encoding photosystem I reaction center subunit XII, which yields MNISDTQVYIALVVALIPGILAWRLVTELYNS from the coding sequence ATGAACATATCTGATACCCAAGTGTACATTGCTCTAGTTGTAGCCTTAATTCCAGGAATTCTTGCTTGGCGTTTAGTTACTGAACTTTACAACTCCTAG
- a CDS encoding MASE1 domain-containing protein — translation MNSRSKRIVMRMGWMVVLALVYYHTSQFSRILTATPQDVTPVWPPDGLATAATLFFGYWIWPGIFFGSFLANLWAFINTNNSITFIFSILQVLGIAGGTTLGTILGTFLLRKSINNTYPLKRLSDVIKLLVFTGMIGPMVNATVGITALTLGGKISISSYPHTWLTWWISNVAGILIFTPALLTWGEYIKNNLRFRRTKTQFLFNKLNIWQIAEIILLLLIVISICKTAFWSRYTFSLEYMIIPCLLWAVFRLGELGSNSLIVIIASIAVLGTVRELGTFARENLNESLILLQYFIGVVVLTTLILNAILSEKQQAIAILKTSQRQLLDNSLQLTHQNIELAVAKRDAVAANHAKSEFLTNMSHELRTPLNGILGITQVFHNSPKLTAQEKEDIAIIQQSGLHLLTLINDILDISKIEAGKMELEYKNFKLLIFLKEIVEICRNSLGNRIFCFNYQFSPELPIIINTDEKRLRQVLLNLLGNAIKFTTNGEVLFVVDIVNQVKKDDSISFTKLKFEIIDTGVGIPPEKLTNIFLPFEQVGETRLKSQGTGLGLAISQRIVNMMGSKIQVSSELGKGSNFSFELDLETTSKYDNKENTNPNYNISQKLPLNILVAEDNLINQKIARKLFKKLGYDIDIAISGYKVLESLETHIYDVVFMDIQMPEMDGMEATREIYQRWGKNRPYIIAMTANAMTGDKEKCIAAGMDDYISKPVKIEFISQAIQIMQEKRQMYS, via the coding sequence ATGAATTCTAGGTCAAAACGAATTGTTATGCGTATGGGGTGGATGGTAGTTTTAGCCCTGGTTTACTACCACACCTCACAATTTTCCCGAATTTTAACTGCTACTCCTCAAGATGTAACACCAGTTTGGCCACCTGACGGTTTAGCAACAGCAGCAACTTTATTTTTTGGGTATTGGATCTGGCCAGGGATATTTTTTGGGTCATTTTTAGCTAATCTTTGGGCATTTATCAACACCAATAATTCTATTACTTTTATTTTCTCAATTTTACAGGTTTTAGGTATTGCTGGAGGTACAACTTTAGGAACTATATTAGGTACTTTTTTACTACGGAAATCTATTAATAATACCTACCCATTAAAACGCCTGAGTGATGTGATCAAATTATTAGTTTTCACAGGGATGATTGGACCAATGGTAAATGCAACTGTGGGAATTACAGCTTTAACATTAGGAGGAAAAATATCCATAAGTTCATATCCACACACTTGGTTAACTTGGTGGATATCTAATGTAGCAGGAATATTGATCTTTACTCCTGCATTGTTAACCTGGGGAGAATATATTAAAAATAATTTGCGTTTTAGAAGAACAAAGACTCAATTCTTATTCAATAAACTAAATATTTGGCAAATTGCTGAAATCATATTATTACTATTAATTGTAATTAGCATCTGTAAAACAGCCTTTTGGAGTAGATATACTTTTTCTTTAGAGTATATGATAATTCCCTGTTTACTTTGGGCTGTATTTAGATTGGGAGAACTCGGTTCTAATAGCTTAATTGTAATTATTGCCTCAATTGCAGTTTTGGGTACAGTGAGAGAATTAGGTACATTTGCCCGTGAAAACTTAAATGAATCCTTAATATTATTACAATATTTTATTGGGGTAGTTGTATTAACAACATTAATATTAAATGCTATTTTATCAGAAAAACAGCAGGCTATAGCAATATTAAAAACATCACAAAGGCAATTATTAGATAATTCCTTACAATTAACTCACCAAAATATAGAATTAGCAGTAGCAAAGCGGGATGCTGTAGCTGCTAACCATGCTAAAAGTGAATTTTTAACAAACATGAGTCATGAACTCCGCACACCACTAAATGGTATTTTAGGAATTACTCAAGTTTTTCACAACTCTCCCAAATTAACAGCACAAGAAAAAGAAGATATTGCAATTATTCAGCAGTCAGGTTTACATTTACTAACTTTAATCAATGATATTCTTGATATTTCTAAAATAGAAGCTGGCAAAATGGAGTTAGAATATAAAAATTTTAAGCTCCTAATTTTCCTGAAAGAAATAGTAGAAATTTGTCGTAACTCTTTAGGAAATAGAATTTTCTGTTTTAACTATCAATTCAGTCCTGAATTACCGATAATTATCAACACTGATGAGAAAAGATTACGGCAAGTTTTACTTAATTTATTAGGGAATGCGATTAAATTCACCACCAATGGAGAAGTATTATTTGTAGTAGATATAGTTAATCAAGTTAAAAAAGATGATTCAATTAGTTTTACTAAACTTAAATTTGAAATTATAGATACTGGTGTAGGTATTCCACCTGAAAAATTGACAAATATATTTTTACCTTTTGAACAGGTAGGAGAAACTAGATTAAAATCCCAAGGTACAGGATTAGGTTTAGCAATTAGTCAAAGAATAGTGAATATGATGGGTAGTAAAATTCAAGTCAGTAGCGAATTAGGCAAAGGTAGTAATTTCAGTTTTGAGCTTGACTTAGAAACTACTTCAAAATATGATAATAAGGAAAATACGAATCCAAATTATAATATTTCTCAAAAATTACCTTTAAATATTTTGGTAGCTGAAGATAATCTTATCAATCAAAAAATCGCTAGAAAACTATTTAAAAAATTGGGTTATGATATAGATATTGCTATTAGTGGATACAAAGTTTTAGAATCTTTAGAAACACATATTTACGATGTGGTTTTTATGGATATACAAATGCCAGAAATGGATGGAATGGAAGCCACAAGAGAAATTTATCAGAGATGGGGTAAAAATCGTCCTTATATTAT